DNA from Dietzia lutea:
GGACCATCTCGGTGACGAAGGGGACGAGCGCGTCGGCCCCGTCGTTCAGTCGGATTCCGAGGAGTTCTCCGGCGGCGGTGTGGACGATCTCGGTGACCTCGCCCAGCGGTGCGCCCGAGGCATCGAGCACCCGCAGCCCGACGAGCTGGTGATCGTGGTACTCGTCCGGGTCTTCCGGATCGGGGAGCTCGGCGGAGTCGACCAGCAGGAGCATGCCCCGCAGGGCGTCGGCCGTGTCGCGGTCGGACACACCGGCCAGGCGCACGAGAAGCCGCCCGGAGTGGTTCCGGGCGGCTTCCACTGTGACGTCACGATCGGTGGCGCGGTCCCCCTTGCCGACGCGGCCGGTGAGCCGTGCGCCGGGCGCGAACCGCTCCTCGGGCGAGTCGGTGCGGACCTCCACCACGAGCTCGCCGCGGACGCCGTGCGATTTGACGACGCGGCCCACGACGAGCTCCATGGTGTGTCAGGTCCTCCGGTTGTCGGCGTGCGGGGTGGGGATCAGCGGTCGGTGTCGACCACGTCGACCCGGATTCCCTCTCCCCCGACGGCGGAGACGATCGTCCGGATCGCGGAGGCGGTGCGACCGCCCCGGCCGATGACACGGCCGAGATCCTCGGGCGCGACCGCGACCCGGATCACGGTGCCGCGCCGACCACCACTCGACCGCACGGAGACCGCGTCGGGATCCGACACGATTCCGCGGACGAGGTGGTCGACGGCGTCGACGACCATGTCGTTCATCTGTCTCAGGCCTCGGCGGTCTCGGCGTCAGCCGACGCGGCCTCGCCCTCGGCGGAGTCGGTCGCCGCGGCGGCCTCCTGCTCGGCCTTCTTGGCCTCATCGGCCTTCTTCGCCTTGTCGGCCTTGCGCTTGGCGGTGATGGCCTCGGCGGACGGCTCGCCCTGGGCCTCCTCGAGCGCCTTGTTGAACAGGTCCAGCTTGGAGGGCTTGGGCTCCGGGGTACGAAGGGTGCCCTCGGCGCCCTCGATGCCCTTGAACTTCTGCCAGTCGCCCGTGACCTTGAGCAGCTGCTCGACGGCCTCGGTCGGCTGGGCGCCGACGCCGAGCCAGTACTGCGCGCGATCGGAGTCGATCTGGATGAAGCTCGGCTCCTCCTTCGGACGGTAGAGGCCGATGGTCTCGATCGCACGGCCGTCGCGGCGGGTGCGGGCGTCGGCGACGACGACCCGGTACTGCGGGTTGCGGATCTTGCCGAGTCGGGTGAGCTTGATCTTGACGGCCATGAGCGCGTCTCACTTCCTGTTGTGGGTCACATGGCGATTCAGCGACGCCCGCGCTGGTCGCGGGGTCCGGTTTCGCCTTCCGGGTGACCGCCGTTCGGCCCGGGCCCCGCGCGGGGGCCCACCGGTGACGGCGTCCAGCGGTCCAGTTTAGACACGCCCGGCCCGCGGGCACCAATCGGTGCCCGCGGGCCGTCGGGTCACCGCTTGGGGAACTTGAGGTTGTCCAGATCGATGCCCTCGAGACCGGGCGGGAGCTGGTCCAGGCCCGGCGGCATCTGCGACAGGTCCGGCATGCCACCGGGCGGCATCCCCGGCATGCCCGGCATCCCGCCGGGCGGCATCCCGGGCATCCCGGGCATCATGCCGCGGTTCTTCGGCGGCGTGGGGCCGCGCCCCTTGCCCTTCCCCTTACCCTTCTTACCCTTGCGCTGGTTCTTACGCCCGGCCCCGGGCATCCCCATCTGGCCGGCCATCCGGCTCATCATCTTGCGGGCCTCGAAGAACCGGTCGACGAGCTGGTTGACGTCGGTGACGGTGACGCCCGAGCCGTTGGCGATGCGTTGACGGCGGGAACCGTTGATGATCTTGGGATCGGCACGTTCCTCGGGGGTCATGCCGCGGATGATGGCCTGGATGCGGTCGAGGTGCTTCTCGTCGATGTCGCCGACGGCGTCCTTCATGTCCTTGCCGCCGGGCAACATACCGAGCAGGTTCCCGATGGGGCCCATCTTGCGGATCATCATCATCTGGTCGAGGAAGTCCTCGAGCGTGAGCTCGCCGGAGCCGATCTTGGCGGCGGTCTTCTCCGCCTCCTTGGCGTCGAAGACCGTCTCGGCCTGCTCGATGAGCGACAGGACATCGCCCATGCCGAGGATCCGGCTCGACATGCGCTCGGGATGGAAGACGTCGAAGTCCTCGAGCTTCTCGCCGTCCGAGGCGAACATTATCGGGGTGCCGGTGAGCTCGCGGACGCTGAGCGCGGCGCCGCCGCGCGCGTCACCGTCGAGCTTGGTGAGCACGACGCCCGTGAAGCCGACGCCCTCGCGGAACGCCTCGGCGGTGACCACCGCGTCCTGACCGATCATGGCGTCCAGGACGAAGAAGGTCTCGTGTGGCTGGACGGCGTCCCTGATGCCCCGGGCCTGGGCCATCATCTCCTCGTCGA
Protein-coding regions in this window:
- the rimM gene encoding ribosome maturation factor RimM (Essential for efficient processing of 16S rRNA) — its product is MELVVGRVVKSHGVRGELVVEVRTDSPEERFAPGARLTGRVGKGDRATDRDVTVEAARNHSGRLLVRLAGVSDRDTADALRGMLLLVDSAELPDPEDPDEYHDHQLVGLRVLDASGAPLGEVTEIVHTAAGELLGIRLNDGADALVPFVTEMVPEVDVPGGTCVIDPPEGLLDLGTS
- a CDS encoding RNA-binding protein; amino-acid sequence: MNDMVVDAVDHLVRGIVSDPDAVSVRSSGGRRGTVIRVAVAPEDLGRVIGRGGRTASAIRTIVSAVGGEGIRVDVVDTDR
- the rpsP gene encoding 30S ribosomal protein S16 translates to MAVKIKLTRLGKIRNPQYRVVVADARTRRDGRAIETIGLYRPKEEPSFIQIDSDRAQYWLGVGAQPTEAVEQLLKVTGDWQKFKGIEGAEGTLRTPEPKPSKLDLFNKALEEAQGEPSAEAITAKRKADKAKKADEAKKAEQEAAAATDSAEGEAASADAETAEA
- the ffh gene encoding signal recognition particle protein, which encodes MFESLSDRLTGALKDLRGKGRLSEADIDATAREIRLALLEADVALPVVRAFISRVKERAKGAEVSEALNPAQQVVKIVDAELTAILGGEARRIEFAKQPPTVIMLAGLQGAGKTTLAGKLAYWLKGQGHTPLLVACDLQRPGAVDQLRIVGERAGVQTFAPHPGTSVGGDGAEIGVQEPVSVAQRGLAHARAKMHDVVIVDTAGRLGIDEEMMAQARGIRDAVQPHETFFVLDAMIGQDAVVTAEAFREGVGFTGVVLTKLDGDARGGAALSVRELTGTPIMFASDGEKLEDFDVFHPERMSSRILGMGDVLSLIEQAETVFDAKEAEKTAAKIGSGELTLEDFLDQMMMIRKMGPIGNLLGMLPGGKDMKDAVGDIDEKHLDRIQAIIRGMTPEERADPKIINGSRRQRIANGSGVTVTDVNQLVDRFFEARKMMSRMAGQMGMPGAGRKNQRKGKKGKGKGKGRGPTPPKNRGMMPGMPGMPPGGMPGMPGMPPGGMPDLSQMPPGLDQLPPGLEGIDLDNLKFPKR